Proteins encoded in a region of the Sulfurimonas marina genome:
- a CDS encoding tetratricopeptide repeat protein, which produces MIKIVLVLLFTFISVVAQANLPVTQQTPLAKKKQLQTPASEEEELRLMVQVFLYKGDVESAFQVAQIGYNQHPNSYYWNEKMATISQWTGRSARSMKHLKKMYQLKYDPKIEKQLIEYGKSTYQYESIEPLVRNRVRKNPSEKNVDLLITIYKKTGFPEKVITILDKEYKKTKKTLLLTKALELSLELGDLELAKKYVDILSKEKPYSKQNSALIAKYYYILRDINTAYDSLTYVNNPNIIQDNNDTHEVQYFELKSDLGWYLQKNLPAAQASKMLIDIDKGRLSDYERVAVVYQDIDPQIAAQAVKEGYMKYKLPYMFFGYANDAINKNKFDDLNKLLTTIDEENSPLTQEAMYWIIKSKVYNHYEKYDLEEMALQRALLLSPYDIEIKTALLWHFMDLHDVKNTKLILLEIEEKNNISPSLYFTLASAYFYINNIDRASYYMSLLDFEENMITQSVDYKFLQAYIYQIQNRDEAFKLRMREILKLLREQREKTPSLKKDNDHLTNYLSAAMYVMRADKFEKNFKKAKPYLKQKNYNELAYSWALQKEALEKSHEIYTQTPTPELWMQFSNAIVLQHHTNIENLLDQYLYELSASDASFQAKEDGQIALAQTVNYNFFNQNHYNKNNYIEQIELSKLRSDTLDLRLSRYIRDPLEQHYVTLKNSSYIGDSWYILTGFGYYNNKSSDSDILVDVPKNTYDATLGIKKVTERASVELDLLYNHNMRNYLSVLLNATYQLSTDFTAGLELAKNKKAEESTQLYLGGKKDLVAPSIIYQVLNSTSVELRYELSDFYSQDNVHLGNGRYFSANISQQLRNGYPDLRFGVFYDNGMYSERSGSKGIIDQLQLDQYQVLPSQFYNIGINISYGYANKNLYTRVWRPYIEFSPYYSSDIGDYTFGVNGGIGGKVFEQDHMSIGASYTDSVNGIGGKVLQFYIDYQFMYTLSKEF; this is translated from the coding sequence ATGATAAAAATAGTTCTAGTATTACTTTTTACTTTTATATCCGTAGTTGCGCAAGCAAACCTTCCAGTTACCCAGCAAACACCGCTTGCAAAGAAAAAGCAGTTACAAACACCCGCTTCCGAAGAGGAAGAGCTTCGTCTAATGGTGCAAGTGTTTTTATATAAAGGTGATGTAGAGAGTGCATTTCAAGTTGCACAAATCGGTTATAATCAACATCCAAATTCTTATTATTGGAATGAAAAAATGGCTACTATATCACAATGGACAGGCCGTTCTGCACGTTCTATGAAACATCTAAAAAAGATGTATCAGCTCAAATACGATCCTAAAATTGAGAAACAACTCATCGAGTATGGAAAATCAACTTACCAATATGAGAGTATAGAACCGCTGGTAAGAAACAGAGTAAGAAAGAACCCTAGTGAAAAGAATGTTGATCTGCTGATCACTATCTATAAAAAAACCGGTTTTCCGGAAAAAGTTATAACTATTTTAGATAAAGAGTATAAAAAAACGAAAAAAACTTTATTGTTGACAAAGGCACTTGAACTCTCTTTAGAATTAGGTGATCTAGAGCTGGCAAAAAAATATGTAGATATTCTCAGTAAAGAAAAACCTTACTCTAAACAAAACAGTGCCCTTATAGCAAAATACTACTATATTTTAAGAGATATCAACACTGCCTATGACTCTCTTACATATGTGAATAACCCTAATATTATTCAAGATAATAATGATACTCATGAAGTACAATATTTTGAACTAAAGAGCGATCTTGGATGGTACCTGCAAAAAAACCTTCCTGCCGCACAAGCATCTAAGATGTTGATTGATATAGATAAAGGGAGATTGTCTGACTATGAAAGAGTTGCTGTAGTTTATCAGGATATCGATCCCCAAATTGCTGCACAAGCAGTAAAAGAAGGCTATATGAAATATAAACTCCCATATATGTTTTTCGGTTATGCAAACGATGCTATCAACAAAAACAAATTTGATGATCTAAACAAACTCTTAACAACAATAGATGAAGAAAATTCACCTCTTACACAAGAGGCTATGTACTGGATCATAAAGTCAAAAGTTTATAACCACTATGAGAAGTATGATCTCGAAGAGATGGCTTTACAAAGAGCACTTTTATTATCTCCGTATGATATAGAAATTAAAACGGCTCTTTTATGGCATTTTATGGATCTGCATGATGTTAAAAATACAAAACTAATCCTTCTGGAGATTGAAGAGAAAAACAATATTTCTCCATCACTTTACTTCACTTTAGCTTCAGCATATTTCTATATCAATAATATTGACAGAGCCTCTTATTATATGAGTCTCCTTGATTTTGAAGAAAACATGATTACACAAAGCGTTGATTATAAGTTTTTACAAGCATATATCTATCAGATACAAAATAGAGATGAGGCTTTCAAGTTGAGAATGAGGGAGATCTTGAAGCTCTTAAGAGAACAAAGAGAAAAAACTCCTAGTCTCAAAAAAGACAATGATCATCTTACAAACTATCTTAGTGCGGCAATGTATGTTATGCGTGCTGATAAATTTGAGAAAAACTTCAAAAAAGCAAAGCCTTATCTCAAACAAAAAAACTATAATGAGTTAGCGTACTCTTGGGCATTGCAAAAAGAGGCACTTGAAAAAAGCCATGAGATTTATACGCAAACACCGACTCCGGAACTATGGATGCAGTTCTCAAACGCAATTGTTTTACAACACCATACAAATATAGAAAATCTGCTTGATCAATATCTCTACGAACTTTCTGCTTCAGATGCTTCTTTCCAGGCAAAAGAGGATGGGCAAATTGCATTGGCACAAACAGTAAACTATAACTTTTTTAATCAGAATCACTATAATAAAAACAACTATATAGAACAGATAGAGCTTAGTAAACTTAGAAGCGATACACTTGATTTAAGACTCTCGAGATATATTAGAGATCCACTTGAACAGCACTATGTGACACTTAAAAACAGCTCTTATATTGGTGATAGCTGGTATATATTGACCGGTTTTGGATACTACAATAACAAATCATCTGATAGTGATATTTTAGTAGATGTTCCAAAAAATACTTATGATGCTACACTCGGCATTAAAAAGGTAACTGAGAGAGCTTCTGTTGAGCTGGATCTTCTCTATAACCATAATATGAGAAACTATCTCTCAGTTCTTTTAAATGCAACATACCAGTTAAGTACTGATTTTACTGCTGGTTTGGAACTAGCAAAAAACAAAAAGGCTGAGGAGAGTACACAGCTCTATCTCGGCGGCAAAAAAGATCTTGTTGCTCCGTCAATAATATATCAAGTTCTCAATTCAACCTCTGTTGAACTTAGATATGAACTTAGTGACTTTTACTCCCAAGACAATGTACATCTTGGAAACGGCAGATATTTTAGTGCAAATATTTCACAACAGTTAAGAAACGGTTATCCTGATCTGCGCTTTGGCGTGTTTTACGATAACGGGATGTATAGTGAACGCTCTGGTTCTAAAGGGATTATCGATCAACTCCAACTAGATCAGTATCAAGTTTTACCAAGCCAGTTTTACAATATAGGGATTAATATCTCGTACGGTTATGCTAATAAAAACCTCTATACTAGAGTTTGGAGACCTTACATTGAATTTTCCCCTTATTATAGCTCTGATATCGGTGATTATACATTTGGTGTCAATGGCGGTATCGGCGGAAAAGTATTTGAACAAGATCATATGAGTATCGGTGCTTCTTATACCGATTCAGTTAACGGTATTGGTGGGAAAGTACTTCAATTCTATATAGACTATCAATTTATGTACACACTCTCAAAGGAGTTCTAG
- a CDS encoding endo alpha-1,4 polygalactosaminidase codes for MKKYLLLVWIFSTLLFGSLQDKSAIVYYGDELSYPMIGVHDYIIVQPQHTNTVTHGFSLYKKSIYAYISIGEVDLNSSVHNDINSSWIVAKNEAWNSDVLDINNKEYQEFIFTHQIDPLLKQGFKNFFFDTLDSYYFYSKTPEKIQESQHSLASFIQEFHKRYPDVKLIINRGFGIIDDVHDAVDAVLFESYYQGLKGKNLAYKEVDEADRIWLDKNLEKVKKYNLDIIAVDYLSDMKYADKLVKKLQAKGFIPYVANKELDIYGKSSKNAVKREILTLIDESRLDRMLQGAHFEGGLIFEYLGYIQKLYDINKGLPDPNKLEHYAGIVIWLEKYYNDRDKLLKWLNEVKKRNIPIVFVNTFAIDAKEDELASLGITIEQTNLPKKSILLQNKMVGFEIEPPMSRNPMLIHVKDAKELLTYQYTDGKTSTPAAITSWGGYLQNEAFITAINSEDMWVTNPFKFFEQALRLPKLPVPDPTTENGKRLLFTHIDGDGIMNKVEGDFGEYSGDVILNKILKKYKIPHSVSVIGAEIDPNGLYPKLSEKMIKITKEMFALENVEAASHTFTHPFFWEKIIDNNLSEEYRLKVTEYQFSLEKELKTFLDTINEKYSPKNKSKKANIIFWSGDCAPRKNALEYIYKNNILAINGGDTTIVKTNPWLTRISPFGLKRSDYYQVYTGAQNENVYTNNWLGPFWGFKRVTQTFELTNSPRRLKPIDIYYHLYSGSKRASLEALKYVFNWALKQDAMPIFTSEYIPKVMDMYEVSMAKDGNSWLIYGMNDLKTIRFEDFDANVDLNNSEGVIGVTQFENHTYLSLDQREKHLIELSNEENNKIYMVSSNGKLTDYNETSSTKSYSFSSYVDLDLSMYISSGCKISAVPKAQKLLKEGDITTLKYKNIKEATITLECE; via the coding sequence TTGAAAAAATACCTACTTCTTGTGTGGATTTTTAGTACACTTTTATTTGGTTCTTTACAAGATAAAAGTGCGATAGTTTACTACGGTGATGAGCTCTCTTATCCGATGATTGGTGTTCATGACTATATCATCGTTCAACCCCAACATACAAACACTGTTACACATGGCTTTTCTCTTTATAAAAAGAGTATTTATGCCTATATTAGTATCGGCGAAGTAGATCTTAACAGTAGTGTACACAATGATATCAATAGCTCATGGATTGTGGCCAAAAATGAGGCTTGGAATAGTGATGTCTTAGATATAAACAATAAAGAGTATCAAGAGTTTATATTTACACACCAAATTGATCCTCTTTTAAAACAGGGGTTTAAAAACTTCTTTTTTGATACTTTAGACTCGTACTATTTTTATTCTAAAACACCAGAAAAGATTCAAGAGAGTCAACACTCTCTCGCTAGTTTTATTCAGGAGTTTCACAAAAGATATCCGGATGTAAAACTGATAATTAACCGTGGTTTTGGGATTATTGACGATGTTCACGATGCAGTTGATGCAGTTTTATTTGAATCTTACTATCAAGGTTTAAAAGGAAAAAACCTAGCCTATAAAGAGGTGGATGAAGCAGATCGCATATGGCTCGATAAAAATCTTGAAAAGGTGAAAAAATATAACCTCGATATTATTGCCGTTGATTACCTCTCAGATATGAAATATGCTGATAAGCTTGTAAAAAAGCTTCAAGCAAAAGGGTTTATCCCTTATGTAGCAAACAAAGAACTGGATATCTATGGGAAAAGTTCTAAAAATGCTGTTAAAAGAGAGATTCTGACACTTATAGATGAAAGCAGACTCGATCGCATGCTTCAAGGTGCACACTTTGAGGGTGGTCTTATCTTTGAGTATCTTGGCTATATTCAAAAACTTTACGATATCAATAAAGGTCTGCCTGATCCAAATAAACTAGAGCATTATGCGGGTATAGTTATTTGGCTTGAGAAGTACTATAACGATCGAGATAAACTCTTAAAGTGGCTAAACGAAGTAAAGAAACGAAATATCCCTATAGTTTTTGTGAATACTTTTGCAATTGATGCCAAAGAGGATGAACTTGCATCACTCGGTATTACTATTGAACAGACTAATCTGCCTAAAAAATCTATCCTTCTCCAAAATAAAATGGTTGGCTTTGAGATAGAACCACCTATGTCTAGAAACCCTATGCTTATTCATGTAAAAGATGCAAAAGAGTTACTTACCTATCAATATACAGATGGAAAAACTTCAACTCCTGCAGCGATCACTTCATGGGGTGGATACCTTCAAAATGAAGCTTTTATTACAGCTATTAACAGTGAAGATATGTGGGTAACAAATCCTTTTAAGTTTTTTGAGCAGGCACTAAGACTTCCAAAACTTCCTGTACCCGATCCAACCACTGAAAATGGGAAACGCCTTCTTTTTACACATATTGACGGTGATGGAATTATGAATAAAGTAGAGGGAGATTTCGGGGAGTATTCAGGAGATGTAATCCTCAATAAAATTCTTAAAAAATATAAGATTCCACATTCAGTTTCTGTTATCGGAGCAGAGATAGATCCAAACGGTCTTTATCCAAAGCTCTCAGAAAAAATGATTAAAATAACTAAAGAGATGTTTGCACTTGAAAATGTTGAAGCGGCAAGCCATACGTTTACACACCCGTTTTTCTGGGAAAAAATCATTGATAACAATCTAAGTGAAGAGTACAGGCTAAAAGTAACTGAGTATCAGTTTTCACTTGAAAAAGAGCTCAAAACCTTTCTTGATACTATCAATGAAAAATACTCACCGAAAAACAAATCTAAAAAAGCAAACATTATCTTTTGGAGTGGTGACTGTGCTCCAAGAAAAAATGCTTTAGAGTATATCTATAAAAATAATATTTTGGCAATCAATGGTGGCGATACGACTATTGTCAAAACCAATCCTTGGCTGACTCGCATCTCCCCTTTTGGACTAAAACGTTCAGATTACTACCAGGTCTATACGGGGGCACAAAATGAAAATGTCTATACAAACAACTGGCTTGGACCGTTTTGGGGGTTTAAGCGCGTCACACAAACTTTTGAACTCACAAATTCACCAAGACGTTTAAAACCGATAGATATCTATTATCATCTCTATTCAGGTTCTAAACGTGCATCTTTAGAGGCTTTAAAATATGTGTTTAACTGGGCACTCAAACAAGATGCAATGCCTATCTTTACCTCTGAATATATTCCGAAAGTTATGGATATGTATGAGGTCTCTATGGCAAAAGATGGAAATAGTTGGCTTATTTACGGGATGAATGATTTAAAAACCATACGGTTTGAAGATTTTGATGCAAATGTAGATCTTAATAATTCAGAAGGTGTTATAGGAGTTACACAGTTTGAGAACCATACTTACTTAAGTCTTGATCAAAGAGAAAAACATCTTATAGAGCTCTCTAATGAGGAGAATAATAAAATCTATATGGTTTCGAGTAATGGAAAGCTTACAGATTATAATGAGACAAGCAGTACAAAAAGTTATAGTTTCAGCTCATACGTAGATCTTGATCTGAGTATGTATATAAGTAGCGGATGTAAAATAAGTGCGGTACCAAAAGCCCAAAAACTCTTAAAAGAAGGGGATATAACTACTCTTAAATATAAAAATATAAAAGAGGCAACAATAACACTAGAGTGTGAATAA